The following nucleotide sequence is from Alkalihalobacillus sp. LMS39.
TTATTGTTGGAATGAAAGAATCGAAACAAGATGTCGTTGATATTGCAAATAGTTTACGTGTATTAGATGCTGATTCAATTCCAGTTAACTTTCTACATGCGATAGACGGGACACCATTAGAAGGAGTACATGAATTAAACCCGTTATATTGTTTAAAAGTGTTAGCGTTATTCCGGTTCGTTAATCCAACAAAAGAAATTCGGATTTCAGGAGGGAGAGAAGTGAATTTACGTTCACTCCAACCACTTGGCTTATTTGCGGCGAACTCTATTTTCGTCGGAAATTATTTAACAACGAGTGGACAAGAAGAATCTGAAGACTATAAGATGTTACAAGATTTAGGATTTGAGATTGAGAGTGTCGAAGAAATGAGAGAAAGTTTAGCGACGAACTAGGGAGAGGGTAGTTGTGGAACAAACGCTTGCAAAGTTGAAAGATGATGATTTGATAAACCCATATCATTCCTATGAGAAAATGCGTGAACAGTCTCCTATTTTGAAAAAACGATTATTTAAGCAATCGGGATGGTTTGTTACGGGATATAAGGAGGCAAAAGCGATATTAACGGATTCTCGCTTTCAAACACGGATCCCATTACCGATAACAACAAAGAAATACGAAACAACAGCAACGGTCCAAAAAAATATGGTGTTGTATCAAAATCCGCCAGACCATAAAAAGCTACGTGAGATTATGAGTGAGTATTTTACAACAAAAGCACTAGCTAACATAAACGAAATGATGGAAAAAACAACGGAAGCACTATTAAGAGAAGCGAAAAAAAAGAAAACGATGGATGTTGTTGCAGAATATGCCTTTCCGTTGGCAAGTTCTGTTATTGCTTCGATTATTGGTGTTCCTGAAAAAGATAAAGAGCTTTTTCGAAAGTGGGCCTATTCGTTAGTGCAAACCATTGATTTAAACCGCAACCGTAAAGCTTTAATCGAAGGTAATGATACGGTTGACGAGATGGTCACTTATTTTCACGAACGAATGAAAACACAGGATATGTCAGAACATAGTTTGTTACATGGTTTGATGCAAGCGAAAAAACAAGGGAAAGTGTCAGAAGATGAAATCGTTTCGACCTGCATTTTACTTTTAATTGCTGGCCATGAAACAACGGTTAATTTAATTAGTAATCTTGTTTACTGTTTCGCACAATTTCCTGATCAATACGCCGCTTTGCAAGAGCATCCTACTCTTGTGAAGGGTGCGGTAGAAGAATGTTTACGCTTTGAGAGTCCGACTCAATTGACAGCACGAGTCGTGTCAGAAGATTGTGTATGTCATGGAGTAGAAATGAAAAAAGGGGAACAAGTCTACATTATGCTAGGAGCGGCAAATCGAGATCCAGCACAGTTTAAAGACCCGAACCTTTTTGTAATTAAAAGGACACCAAACGCACACCTCACCTTTGGAGCAGGTCAGCATTTCTGTATTGGTTCGATGCTTGCAAGGCTTGAAGCTGAAGTTGCCATTGAAACGTTAAAAAAACATCTTCCTTGCATAAAGCTTGAGCAAGCAGAAATCCAATGGCGTACACTTGCTGGCTTTCGAGCATTAGAAAAGTTAACAATAATATTATAACAACAATCCCAAAAGGTGTAGTTTCATCTTTTGGGGTTAGCTTTTTTAGGGCTACTATATTACACAAGTGGACAAGTTTATATTAAAATAGAGGAGAAGAGAAAATGAGGAATCAAACTATATAGAGAATTCTTCAAAAAGATTGGAGCTTATGACCTATGTACCGAAATTTACAAGAATGCATTATAGATTTAGAAAAGCACGGGCATTTAGTTCGGATTAAAGATGAGGTCGACCCGCACTTAGAAATGGCGGCCATTCATTTAAAAGTATATGATGCAAATGGTCCTGCTTTGTTGTTTGAAAATGTAAAAGGGTCGAAGTATCCAGCAGTGTCGAATTTGTTCGGTTCTGTAGAACGGAGTAAGTTTATTTTTCGAAAAACATGGGACTCTGTTCAAAGTGTTATTGCATTACGAAATGACCCGATGAAAGCATTAAAAAGTCCACACAAACAAGTACGAAATGGTTTGTCGGCTCTAGCGGCATTACCGTTAAAGAAGAACCGACTTCCTGCGACACACCGTGAAATTCAAATTTCAGACTTGCCACTAATCCATCATTGGCCAATGGATGGTGGGGCGTTTATTACGTTACCTCAAGTGTATACAGAAGACCCAGATAATCCTGGCATTATGAATTCAAATTTAGGAATGTATCGTGTGCAGTTAAGTGGAAATGAGTATGAACTGAATAAAGAAGTCGGTATTCATTACCAAATCCATCGAGGGATTGGGATTCACCAAGAAAAAGCAAGACGAAAAGGTGAACCATTAAAGGTGAGTATTTTCATAGGAGGTCCACCTTCACATACACTATCCGCTGTTATGCCATTACCTGAAGGGTTAAGTGAAATGACCTTTGCTGGTTTACTTGCTGGACGAAGATTTCGATACAGCTATGTTGATGGATATTGTGTAAGCCATGATGCAGATTTTGTTATTACCGGTGAAATTCATCCAGGTGAAACAAAACCTGAGGGGCCATTTGGGGATCATTTAGGTTATTATAGTTTAACGCATGAATTTCCGCTTATGAAGGTTCATAAAGTGTATGCGAGAGAAAATGCGATCTGGCCATTTACGGTTGTAGGACGACCACCACAAGAAGATACGTCTTTTGGTGATTTGATTCATGAATTAACAGGGGATGCGGTGAAATCCGAAGTTCCTGGAGTAAAAGAAGTACATGCTGTTGACGCAGCAGGTGTGCACCCGCTTCTTTTTGCAATTGGAAGTGAGCGATATACGCCGTTTCAACAAGTAAAACAACCTGCAGAACTATTAACGATTGCAAATCGAATTTTAGGAACAGGTCAATTAAGTTTAGCGAAATATTTGTTTATTACCGCAGAAGATGAAATTCCGTTAGATACGCATAAAGAAAAGGAATTTCTAATGTATATTTTAGAAAGAATGGATTTCCATCGTGATATACATTTTCAAACAAATACAACGATTGACACTCTAGATTATTCGGGTACAGGTTTAAATACGGGGAGCAAAGTTGTATTTGCTGCTTATGGTGAGAAGAAAAGAGAGTTATGCAAACAAGTTCCAAAAGAGCTTGCGCAATTAGATGGATTTCATAACGCCAAATTAATTATGCCTGGTGTTGTGGCAATCGAAAGTGGACCATTTGTTGATGAGAAAAAGACAGCAGAAGAAATGAAGAAACTTAGTGAATCGATTCAAGCAAAAGGGGCTATTGAACAGTGTCCATTACTCATCGTATGTGATGATAGTGACTTTATTAGTGCGTCAATGAGCAATTTCCTTTGGGCGACATTTACAAGAAGTAATCCTTCTCATGACATCCATGGGGTGAATAGTCGGTATGAGCATAAACATTGGGGTTGCGACAATGTCATTATTGATGCGAGAATTAAACCACATCATGCCCCTCCACTTGTTCCAGATAAAGAAGTTGAAGCGAACATAGAACGCTTTTTTACAAAAGATGCTGTTTTGTATGGAGTTGTAAAATAACGACAAAATTTGGAGTGCCTTGAGAAATCATGGTACTCTTTTTTTTGAAAGATAAGAAGTATAAAAATTTGGGTATAGCAGTGGAGCTTTGAAAGCTATTTCAAGAAGAGCGAAGGCTCCGCACTTCGCTTGAAAGAAAAGACGCTCCGCGTTTTTCTTTAATGAGTAGGCTGTCTGGACATTTGTTCCGTTATTTCTTAAGAAGTGCTCTTTTTTAAAACATTATCGGACATTGTTTCCGCTATTCACAATAAAATGGATGGGAGATAGCGGAGGAATAGTAGAATTGCGGAACAGATGTCCGTTAAAAGGTTAAAAAGCGTATTTTCATTGAAATAACGGATCAAATGTCCGAAACGTGAAGAGAGAGTGCTTTATGTAACGTGGATACCCCTTCTTTAATTTGGGATTCTGTTAAATGACCAAAGCCGATAATTAGTTTTTGGTAATGTTGTCCTTTATTAATAGAATGAGTCTCAACCGGATAAATGCGAACACCAGCAGAATGGATGGCTTTAACGAAGGAAGGTGAAAAATTCACATTATTAAAATGGGTAATGACATGTAAGCCTGTCAGCGAACCAGAGACAGTGACTTTCCCAGAAAAATGTTTCTCTAGTTCATCTAATAAGCAGTCTCTTCTTTTTTTATAGATTTTCTTCATTTTGTAAATATGTCGTTCTAAATAGCCTTCTTCAATAAAATTAGCTAAAACAAGTTGTTCTAAACATGGAGTATGAAGGTCGGTAAACCATTTAATTGTTTTGCATTGTTCAATGAACTGTGGAGGCAAAACGAGATAACCAAGCCTAAGTCCTGGTGACAAAATTTTACTAAATGAGCCAACATAAATGACACGGTTTGGATCAAGGCCT
It contains:
- a CDS encoding cytochrome P450; this encodes MEQTLAKLKDDDLINPYHSYEKMREQSPILKKRLFKQSGWFVTGYKEAKAILTDSRFQTRIPLPITTKKYETTATVQKNMVLYQNPPDHKKLREIMSEYFTTKALANINEMMEKTTEALLREAKKKKTMDVVAEYAFPLASSVIASIIGVPEKDKELFRKWAYSLVQTIDLNRNRKALIEGNDTVDEMVTYFHERMKTQDMSEHSLLHGLMQAKKQGKVSEDEIVSTCILLLIAGHETTVNLISNLVYCFAQFPDQYAALQEHPTLVKGAVEECLRFESPTQLTARVVSEDCVCHGVEMKKGEQVYIMLGAANRDPAQFKDPNLFVIKRTPNAHLTFGAGQHFCIGSMLARLEAEVAIETLKKHLPCIKLEQAEIQWRTLAGFRALEKLTIIL
- a CDS encoding UbiD family decarboxylase is translated as MYRNLQECIIDLEKHGHLVRIKDEVDPHLEMAAIHLKVYDANGPALLFENVKGSKYPAVSNLFGSVERSKFIFRKTWDSVQSVIALRNDPMKALKSPHKQVRNGLSALAALPLKKNRLPATHREIQISDLPLIHHWPMDGGAFITLPQVYTEDPDNPGIMNSNLGMYRVQLSGNEYELNKEVGIHYQIHRGIGIHQEKARRKGEPLKVSIFIGGPPSHTLSAVMPLPEGLSEMTFAGLLAGRRFRYSYVDGYCVSHDADFVITGEIHPGETKPEGPFGDHLGYYSLTHEFPLMKVHKVYARENAIWPFTVVGRPPQEDTSFGDLIHELTGDAVKSEVPGVKEVHAVDAAGVHPLLFAIGSERYTPFQQVKQPAELLTIANRILGTGQLSLAKYLFITAEDEIPLDTHKEKEFLMYILERMDFHRDIHFQTNTTIDTLDYSGTGLNTGSKVVFAAYGEKKRELCKQVPKELAQLDGFHNAKLIMPGVVAIESGPFVDEKKTAEEMKKLSESIQAKGAIEQCPLLIVCDDSDFISASMSNFLWATFTRSNPSHDIHGVNSRYEHKHWGCDNVIIDARIKPHHAPPLVPDKEVEANIERFFTKDAVLYGVVK